The following coding sequences lie in one Yamadazyma tenuis chromosome 3, complete sequence genomic window:
- the TYE7 gene encoding Ty-mediated expression protein (EggNog:ENOG503P509; COG:K): MNTFNYEFQPISPMSDNEDWVKYIKSEDCSDEEIPQDMFDGPLDEFFSNEYSSYISSNQMNTPVDSSQGYKINLNSVNHKLLDSATTTDDDSSCQSSPHQSSSISSPDDLVFDSQKLSSATSGSGTTTASSQKKTKRITRKRAPRKKLTEHQKAAHNVIEKKYRININTKIESLQKLIPSVAREEPGFRTHSKADAENDSKSKKLNKSLILDKAIEYIMFLQQNQCKVIVENTGVKSRLGRYN; the protein is encoded by the coding sequence ATGAACACCTTCAACTACGAATTCCAACCCATATCTCCCATGTCAGACAACGAGGACTGGGTCAAGTACATTAAGTCCGAGGACTGCTCCGATGAAGAAATCCCTCAAGACATGTTTGACGGGCCCTTGGATGAGTTTTTCTCAAATGAGTACTCGAGCTACATTTCCTCTAACCAGATGAACACTCCTGTAGACTCCAGCCAAGGCTACAAAATAAACTTGAATTCAGTGAACCATAAGTTGTTAGACCTGGCTACTACCACCGATGACGACAGCTCGTGCCAGTCGTCGCCACACCAGTCGCTGTCGATTTCGTCGCCCGACGACTTGGTTTTTGACTCCCAGAAACTATCATCTGCCACATCCGGTTCCGGAACCACAACTGCCTCGTcccaaaaaaaaacaaaGAGAATTACCAGGAAGAGAGCTCCTCGCAAAAAGCTCACCGAACACCAAAAAGCTGCTCATAACGTCATTGAGAAGAAGTACAGAATTAatatcaacaccaagattGAGAGCTTGCAGAAGCTCATTCCGTCGGTGGCACGGGAAGAACCTGGCTTCAGAACCCATTCCAAAGCCGATGCTGAAAATGATTCCAAACTGAAAAAACTCAACAAatcgttgattttggacAAGGCCATAGAGTACATAATGTTTTTACAACAGAACCAGTGCAAGGTGATAGTGGAGAACACGGGCGTTAAGTCCCGGCTCGGACGCTACAATTAA
- the MON2 gene encoding Endocytosis and vacuole integrity protein (EggNog:ENOG503NUAH; COG:S; BUSCO:EOG092604MJ) yields MIAVNQLTGDLTSLLNETKRRNTDVRRSCEAALSALAKYPPNHPNDQLSPADKSKVLAPFLISCNTGNARFANLAVPAIHKLIISDAIDPKDLEPLLKSLLEATHLAIDIQLRILQCLPSLMQTYGTHIRGVLLLNLLSICSSLTSNNKSTVVINTASATLQQLFTNIYDLIPVDLAGIQLTKSVQVDENEQVELDELSYEGYLIFSDLCKLIDNDSPKYFKNLAHIKTTSALEIIESILSIDKSLFSNHRELSFLLRIRLIPSLLRIINSSTDFALIIRTMRILSVLISSQLTHLVIEGEIVLSILNHILLNNDSSVWEKYAVLELFKGLFSDFNVIQTIFELYDQDPKKKNVIQELLSIISTFLQYNSHLMRNSITVPSPQSQNQLSKQNSTVKISIMDLLDKTEPPNFIPQNYPIYLIFSILLSFTDGMAKFVQSLSDSGNPKSLEYDIDFINNLISLTYPNLSMLLKSFIHSLMDNDYFHLLIRSLQKYTHTTGLLGLNSLRDGLLTLLAESIVKQDQDLDVGEADRSVLHEQGKNLIAFGESLVESLTSGDAEKKNGSSQGDPQHKSQRSLVVNFNSRHITCLRALVNLAISLGSTLTDSWKVIWITLQWCDYYINGPNDFSFVNKKEENFIPRLSQQEVTNIKTSMSKFYDSIDDYPVESYRNLMTSLVELFESEFDDESLSESQQESLETCPYNKVYFVKEIYNVSKINPIKFLVNNGESFELISNLFIKFGITKQKGVNFNFKIYIINKFNDIIKNLTTESSKTDDNVVFNRISDICLGGLNNLVIELNKQRYDELLIINNKIEIHLIILSTLNDLIENYNKNLTTEKSWNIIFSIINNPFEFRKDELKGTINDSLNDKFSLLLNSSFNSLKLILNEFIVSLPINKFKKLIDTLYNFCSQTNDLNISFSSISYFWLIGDSIKNRFNESSQTSPSANDTLTNFKEDELVKYIESATTSDVAFYKSLDIYLLLNLIKLSSDNRAQVRDGSLQTFYEIIDIHGILFDANDWKLIFNIVITKIFVIQDLETKELKETVLLKLDGMKSIFSKFHQLLDLSFWSSLFNFGREIIKLNKVEVHIVLLKKFNDLSSIEVTDDNIQKEFFEFWCGFSIEYDFVDPDLYIECLFNLMENFPLVYRKIYHTIDEDKVQKILNVFTKCLRYPIIMNRSDDTQPTSLQSKIFSNIKLIDVNEDKINVLLIRELSNLLVYQFKVRERIETKLNNSNLKSRYKLPTFISVSNASFELVQVILNKIEDFESLISDNTIVKLIKSLLDIVENNSAGANPEKPLWIECNGLLITILQKITQHPTSMNSEIWRSILRAIKICFSSQGKDNEKLNSKQYFQITNIILPLMKDVSIIDEFLTEVYLNSYLYEKNEIEVELMAPSDSIDKVIKNLVNYNFGESFGTTKPIVFYRHNSIRLVCLQELIRFINTNDEQFSTSVKLFIARTAFALRRLVEEEQVVYKRPISRTQINELKTLLTGLYTHLNTNYHPQQYSMIQSLVGLLIRFNPFIRNLHDLGRLSEDILLKFNSLSV; encoded by the coding sequence ATGATAGCTGTAAACCAATTGACAGGCGATTTGACAAGCCTATTGAACGAAACAAAGAGGCGAAACACAGATGTGCGCCGCAGTTGTGAGGCAGCGTTGTCggcattggccaagtatCCTCCAAACCACCCCAATGACCAGTTACTGCCGGCGGACAAATCAAAGGTGTTGGCACCATTCTTGATTTCCTGCAACACTGGCAACGCAAGGTTCGCCAACTTGGCGGTTCCTGCTATCCATAAGCTCATAATATCGGATGCCATTGATcccaaggacttggagcctttgttgaagtctttgttggaaGCTACTCATTTGGCCATCGATATCCAGTTGAGAATTCTTCAATGCTTGCCAAGTCTCATGCAAACCTACGGTACTCATATTAGAGGCGTGTTGCTcttgaatcttttgagTATCTGCTCGAGCTTGACATCCAACAATAAGTCTACGGTGGTTATCAACACTGCGTCGGCAACTTTACAACAGCTCTTCACCAATATTTATGATCTTATCCCCGTTGACTTGGCAGGCATACAATTGACGAAATCGGTTCAGGTGGATGAGAATGAACAGGTTGAGTTGGATGAACTCTCTTATGAGGGTTATCTTATTTTCCTGGACTTGTGTAAGTTGATCGATAACGACTCGCCCAAGTACTTTAAGAACTTGGCCCATATCAAGACCACTTCTGCATTAGAAATCATAGAGAGCATTCTTTCAATCGATAAGAGTTTGTTCAGCAACCATAGGGAGTTGTCGTTCTTATTGAGAATACGATTGATTCCTTCGTTGCTaagaatcatcaactcaTCCACTGACTTTGCCTTGATTATTCGCACCATGAGAATCTTACTGGTGTTGATCAGCTCCCAATTGACTCACTTGGTGATAGAAGGAGAAATTGTCCTCAGTATATTGAACCAcatattgttgaataatgaCAGTCTGGTCTGGGAAAAGTACGCGGTGCTAGAGCTTTTCAAGGGCCTTTTCTCCGATTTTAATGTCATTCAAACCATTTTCGAACTCTATGATCAGgaccccaagaagaagaatgttATTCAAGAGTTATTATCTATCATTTCCACTTTTTTGCAATACAATTCTCATTTAATGAGAAACTCAATTACCGTTCCCAGCCCTCAGTCTCAAAACCAATTATCAAAGCAAAACTCTACCGTCAAAATCTCCATCATGGATCTTCTTGACAAGACTGAACCTCCCAATTTTATTCCTCAAAACTACCCTATTTATTTGATCTTCAGTATTCTACTTTCCTTCACAGATGGTATGGCCAAATTTGTTCAATCATTATCTGATAGCGGAAACCCCAAGTCTTTGGAGTATGacattgatttcatcaacaacttgatttctttaACATATCCAAATTTGTCGATGTTGCTTAAGTCATTCATTCATTCATTGATGGATAATGACTACTTTCATCTACTCATCCGCTCGTTGCAAAAATATACCCATACAACTGGTCTACTCGGCTTAAATAGCTTGAGAGATGGTCTATTAACCCTTTTGGCAGAATCAATAGTCAAGCAGgaccaagatcttgatgttggtgaagcTGATAGGTCTGTTCTTCATGAGCAAGGAAAGAACTTGATTGCTTTTGGTGAGTCTCTTGTAGAGTCTTTGACCAGTGGTGATGCtgaaaagaaaaatggCCTGTCTCAAGGTGACCCTCAACATAAATCCCAAAGGTCTTTGGTCGTAAACTTCAACTCAAGACACATTACTTGTCTAAGAGCCTTGGTCAACCTTGCTATTTCCTTGGGGTCGACGTTAACTGATTCTTGGAAAGTCATCTGGATTACCCTTCAATGGTGTGACTACTATATAAACGGACCGAACGACTTCAGCTTTGTTAacaaaaaagaagaaaattttATTCCCAGATTAAgtcaacaagaagtcaCAAATATCAAAACTTCAATGAGCAAATTCTATGACAGCATAGATGATTATCCAGTGGAAAGCTATCGGAATCTTATGACTTCATTGGTAGAATTGTTTGAACTGGAATTCGACGACGAGTCACTCTCTGAAAGCCAACAAGAGCTGTTGGAAACTTGTCCATACAATAAGGTATACTTTGTTAAAGAGATCTATAATGTCAGCAAGATAAACcccatcaagttcttggtaAACAATGGTGAAAGCTTTGAACTTATCAGTAACCTTTTTATTAAGTTTGGTATTACCAAGCAAAAGGGAGttaacttcaatttcaagatttatatcatcaacaaatttaATGATATCATTAAAAACTTGACCACAGAAAGCTCCAAAACTGATGATAATGTGGTGTTCAACCGTATAAGTGACATTTGCCTTGGAGgattgaacaacttggtaATTGAGTTGAATAAGCAAAGGTATGATGAGTTACTTATCATAAATAACAAGATCGAGATTCATTTGATCATTTTGAGCACTCTTaatgacttgattgaaaattACAATAAGAACTTAACCACCGAGAAATCATGGAATATTATTTTCAGTATTATCAACAATCCGTTTGAGTTCAGAAAGGATGAATTGAAGGGCACTATCAATGATAGTTTGAATGACAAATTCAGCTTATTGCTTAATtcctccttcaattccttgaagCTTATTCTAAATGAGTTTATTGTTAGTTTGCCGAttaacaagttcaaaaaattGATTGATACCTTATATAACTTCTGTCTGCAAACTAACGACTTGAATATTTCGTTCAGTTCAATTAGTTATTTCTGGTTGATTGGGGACTCAATTAAGAACAGGTTTAACGAAAGCTCCCAAACGAGTCCAAGTGCAAATGACACTTTGACAAATTTCAAAGAGGACGAACTCGTTAAGTACATCGAATCAGCTACAACAAGTGATGTGGCTTTCTACAAGAGCTTGGACATCTACCTATTGTTaaatttgatcaaattgtcAAGTGATAATAGAGCCCAAGTAAGGGATGGATCTCTTCAAACTTTCTatgaaatcattgatattCATGGGATATTGTTTGATGCTAATGATTGGAAGttgatcttcaacatcGTTATCACGAAGATTTTCGTGATTCAAGATCTAGAAACaaaggagttgaaggaaaccgttttgttgaaattggACGGCATGAAATCAATCTTCAGCAAGTTTCATCAATTGCTTGACTTGAGTTTCTGGCTGctgttgttcaactttggaAGAGAGATAataaaattgaacaaggtTGAAGTTCACATTgtgcttttgaagaagtttaaTGATTTGTCCAGCATTGAAGTGACAGATGACAATATACAAAAGGAATTTTTTGAGTTCTGGTGTGGTTTCTCCATTGAGTACGACTTTGTTGACCCAGACTTGTACATTGAATGCTTATTCAATTTAATGGAAAACTTCCCGTTGGTATACAGAAAGATCTACCACACAATCGATGAAGACAAGGTGCAAAAGATTTTGAATGTATTTACAAAGTGCTTGCGATATCCGATTATCATGAACCGGTCTGACGACACACAACCAACATCTTTGCagtccaagatcttttccaacatcaagttgattgatgTGAATGAGGACAAAATCAATGTGCTTTTGATCCGAGAATTAAGCAATTTGTTGGTGTACCAATTCAAAGTAAGGGAAAGAATCGAAACCAAGCTCAACAACTCGAACTTGAAGTCCAGGTACAAGTTGCCAACTTTCATTTCTGTTAGCAATGCTTCTTTTGAGTTGGTTCAAGTGATACTCaacaaaattgaagactttgaaagttTGATCTCAGACAATACTattgtcaagttgatcaaatcgCTACTTGACATTGTCGAAAACAATTCTGCCGGTGCCAATCCTGAAAAGCCCTTGTGGATCGAATGCAATGGGCTTCTTATCaccattcttcaaaagatcaCCCAACACCCCACGTCTATGAATAGCGAGATCTGGAGGCTGATTCTCAGAGCCATCAAGATCTGCTTCAGCAGTCAAGGCAAAGACAATGAAAAGCTCAACTCCAAGCAGTATTTCCAGATAACGAATATCATCTTACCACTCATGAAGGACGTAAGTATTATCGATGAATTCCTCACCGAAGTGTATCTCAACTCCTATCTATATGAAAAGAATGAGATCGAAGTCGAGTTGATGGCCCCTCTGGACTCAATTGACAAAGTGATTAAAAATCTCGTGAACTACAACTTCGGAGAGTCGTTTGGTACTACTAAACCCATTGTTTTCTACAGGCACAACAGCATCAGATTGGTATGTCTTCAGGAACTCATCCggttcatcaacaccaacgaCGAGCAATTTTCCACCTCTGTCAAGCTCTTTATTGCCAGGACAGCCTTCGCCTTGAGACGCTTGGTGGAAGAGGAACAAGTGGTGTACAAACGGCCTATCTCTCGTACTCAAATCAACGAATTGAAGACGTTGTTAACGGGTTTATACACCCATTTGAATACCAATTACCACCCACAACAGTATTCAATGATCCAAAGTCTCGTTGGTTTGTTAATTAGGTTCAATCCCTTCATTCGGAATCTTCACGACCTCGGACGCTTGTCCGAAGACATTCtcctcaagttcaataGTCTCAGTGTGTAG
- the CHS3 gene encoding Chitin synthase, class 3 (COG:M; EggNog:ENOG503NTYK) encodes MSFRNSTNSKNYQEFDPEAGELGRKRSLVRPERSRIDQSHPRYHYTQVTNQQSDHLKVQPSSTGLDPQVSNHDSTYNPRNSFHSYRTLNSKYPEEQEGIPLMDYGDENKSNTASPHKGGTEVFGLNDEVEYSPHKKDVIKKNSLKRRSMTNHDNRESDGTSMWRIYCYIITFWAPSPLLYLFGLKSKERQFAWREKIALISVILYIGTFVAYLTFGFTKTVCSKTAIRTRINEVNSGYLIINGRSFDLTKSQHPGVAGIDAGSNILYPPTNAGGKDASLLFQNVNGNCKGLIKPRDNCTIPTKDTDEVAWYMPCKLLEQDGSSQPNFTTEYYDGWACHTSSDARNAYYNLKVTGDVYFTWGDINNSSRNLVVYSGNVLDLDLINWIQSDDLEYPTLFDRLRDEEAYKGHDISLVLSNSDERHAARCLTEIIKVGTIDSDTIGCIASQVVLIVSLVFILSVVVAKFLMACYFKWFISLHQGATDLNSKSMESSNKSMENWVDDDGALQRNLVVIPSKMRADYKTNRQSVFKRMSLTPNEMSQYYINSENLSKNFKYTTMGTQNYLMANKNPQKTNASKRQSTMFLNETFNSSTDLLNRQSTVNPFDIDDFSTMQGLSPDIIHPDVVPQPPVEYQPYGFPLAHTMCLVTCYSEDDHEIRITLDSVAVTNYPNSHKLIVVICDGLVKGSGNEETTPDIVLGMMTDFVVQPEEVQPYSYVAVAQGSKRHNMAKVYGGFYKYDDSTVPPENQQRVPIITIVKCGTPEEANLPKPGNRGKRDTQVVLMSFLQKVMFDERMTGLEFQMLQTIWQITGLMPEMYEITLMVDADTKVHPDSLTHMVAEMVKDPAIMGLCGETKIANKNQSWVTLIQVFEYYISHHQSKAFESVFGGVTCLPGCFCMYRIKSPKGSDGFWVPILSNPDIVERYSDNITKSLHRKNLLLLGEDRYLSSLMLRTFPKRKQIFVPKAVCRTVVPNKFSVLLSQRRRWINSTVHNLMELVLVRDLCGTFCFSMNFSIFIELVGTVVLPAAICFTIYVIVYAATTTPTPVLSLVLLALIFGLPGLLIVITVSSFQYLVYFVIYLFALPIWNFVLPTYSFWKFDDFSWGETRQVGSEDKGSHGDLEGVFDSSHIVMKRWREFERDRKNEGLTMPSATWNPSNTNLLNDSFSN; translated from the coding sequence ATGTCCTTCAGAAATAGtaccaattccaaaaactACCAGGAATTTGATCCCGAAGCTGGAGAACTAGGAAGAAAAAGGTCTTTGGTCAGACCTGAAAGACTGAGAATCGACCAAAGTCATCCAAGATACCACTATACTCAAGTCACCAACCAACAGTCGGACCACTTGAAAGTACAACCTTCATCTACCGGATTGGATCCGCAGGTATCTAATCATGACAGCACCTATAATCCAAGAAACAGTTTCCACAGTTATAGAACCTTGAATTCTAAATATCCCGAAGAACAAGAGGGGATCCCGTTGATGGACTATGGTGATGAAAACAAATCCAATACTGCTTCTCCCCACAAAGGCGGAACCGAAGTATTTGGGTTGAATGATGAGGTCGAGTATTCTCCTCACAAAAAGGATGTCATTAAGAAGAACTCTCTCAAAAGAAGGCTGATGACTAACCATGACAACCGTGAGAGCGACGGTACTTCCATGTGGAGGATATACTGTTATATCATCACCTTCTGGGCCCCTTCTCCACTATTATACTTGTTTGGCTTAAAGAGCAAGGAGAGACAATTTGCTTGGAGGGAAAAAATTGCTTTAATCTCGGTGATCTTGTACATTGGAACCTTTGTGGCCTACTTGACGTTTGGATTCACCAAGACTGTGTGTTCCAAGACAGCCATAAGAACCAGAATTAACGAAGTGAATAGCGGATACTTGATCATCAATGGTAGATCTTTcgacttgaccaagtctCAACATCCAGGTGTTGCTGGTATTGATGCTGGTTCCAACATATTATATCCTCCTACCAATGCTGGTGGAAAAGATGCATCtcttttgtttcaaaaTGTCAATGGAAACTGTAAGGGTTTGATTAAACCAAGGGATAACTGTACGATTCCTACTAAAGATACGGATGAAGTCGCATGGTATATGCCTTGTAAGTTGTTGGAACAAGACGGATCATCTCAACCCAATTTTACTACTGAATATTATGATGGTTGGGCATGTCATACTAGTTCTGATGCTAGAAATGCTTATTATAATTTAAAGGTAACTGGAGATGTTTACTTTACGTGGGGTGATATCAACAATAGTTCGAGAAATTTGGTGGTATATTCCGGTAACgtcttggatttggatttgatcaactggATTCAATCAGATGATTTAGAGTATCCAACATTATTTGACAGATTGagagatgaagaagcttATAAAGGGCATGATATTTCATTGGTCTTGTCTAACAGTGACGAAAGGCATGCAGCCAGATGTTTAACTGAAATCATTAAGGTCGGTACCATTGACTCCGATACTATAGGTTGCATTGCTTCCCAGGTGGTTTTGATTGTATCCTTAGTTTTCATTTtatcggtggtggttgcCAAGTTCTTAATGGCCTGTTACTTCAAATGGTTCATTTCCTTACATCAAGGGGCTACTGACTTAAATAGTAAATCCATGGAATCATCCAACAAAAGCATGGAAAATTGGGtagatgatgatggtgcCCTCCAAAGAAATTTGGTGGTTATTCCCCTGAAAATGAGAGCTGACTATAAAACCAACAGACAATCTGTGTTCAAGAGAATGTCTTTGACACCAAATGAAATGTCACAATACTATATCAACAGTGAAAATTTGTCtaagaacttcaagtataCCACCATGGGCACTCAAAACTATTTGATGGCAAACAAGAACCCTCAGAAGACAAATGCATCCAAGAGACAATCGACcatgttcttgaatgaaacTTTCAACTCTTCGACTGACTTATTGAACAGACAATCAACTGTAAATCCATTTGATATTGACGACTTCAGCACGATGCAAGGTTTATCCCCTGATATCATTCATCCAGATGTTGTACCTCAGCCACCAGTGGAATATCAGCCTTATGGATTCCCTTTGGCTCATACCATGTGTTTAGTTACCTGTTATTCTGAAGATGACCACGAAATAAGAATTACTCTTGATTCGGTGGCCGTTACCAATTATCCAAACTCCCATAAGTTGATTGTGGTAATTTGTGATGGTTTAGTCAAAGGTTCAGGTAACGAGGAAACCACCCCGGATATTGTGTTGGGCATGATGACTGACTTTGTGGTACAACCTGAGGAGGTGCAACCATACTCATATGTGGCAGTTGCGCAAGGTTCCAAGCGTCACAACATGGCCAAAGTATACGGTGGATTCTATAAGTATGATGATTCCACTGTTCCCCctgaaaatcaacaaagaGTTCCCATCATCACGATTGTGAAGTGTGGAACCCCAGAAGAAGCAAACTTACCGAAGCCAGGTAATAGAGGTAAGAGAGATACCCAAGTTGTGTTAATGTCGTTTTTGCAAAAAGTCATGTTCGATGAAAGAATGACTGGTTTGGAGTttcaaatgcttcaaaCTATCTGGCAAATAACTGGATTGATGCCTGAGATGTACGAGATTACCCTAATGGTAGATGCAGATACTAAAGTGCATCCAGATTCCTTAACTCATATGGTGGCAGAAATGGTAAAAGATCCTGCAATCATGGGATTGTGTGGTGAAACAAAGATTGCAAATAAGAATCAAAGTTGGGTGACATTGATTCAGGTGTTTGAGTACTATATTTCCCATCACCAATCCAAAGCATTTGAaagtgtttttggtggggTAACATGTTTACCAGGTTGTTTCTGTATGTACAGAATCAAATCTCCTAAGGGATCAGATGGATTCTGGGTGCCGATTTTGTCAAATCctgatattgttgaaagatatTCTGataacatcaccaaatcattGCACAGAAAGAACTTGTTGCTATTAGGAGAAGATCGGTATTTATCTTCGTTAATGTTGAGAACCTTCCCCAAAAGAAAACAGATTTTTGTTCCAAAAGCTGTTTGTAGAACCGTTGTTCCTAATAAGTTCAGTGTTTTATTATCCCAAAGAAGACGTTGGATCAATTCCACCGTGCACAatttgatggaattggtCTTGGTCCGGGATTTGTGTGGTACCTTTTGTTTTTCGATGAACTTTTCGATTTTCATTGAATTGGTGGGTACTGTGGTTTTGCCTGCAGCCATTTGTTTCACCATCTACGTCATTGTGTATGCCGCCACCACGACTCCTACTCCAGTCTTATCGTTGGTGTTATTGGCGTTGATTTTCGGGTTGCCAGGATTATTGATTGTCATCACGGTGTCATCCTTTCAGTACCTCGTATACTTCGTCATCTACTTATTCGCATTGCCAATCTGGAATTTTGTTTTGCCTACCTACTCGTTCTGGAAGTTTGACGATTTCAGTTGGGGAGAAACCAGACAAGTTGGCAGTGAAGACAAGGGATCGCATGGAGACCTTGAAGGGGTATTTGACTCGTCTCACATTGTCATGAAACGGTGGAGGGAATTCGAAAGAGACCGCAAAAACGAAGGATTGACCATGCCTTCAGCTACTTGGAACCCATCAAACACTAATTTATTAAACGACTCGTTCTCCAATTAG
- the PTP2 gene encoding tyrosine-protein phosphatase 2 (EggNog:ENOG503Q3S9; COG:T), which translates to MSPPHTASSRGPRPINMNMDNLNIPTFTFGSVSPASSTSTTASSTISNPFSTTTDQAPGYISPSVSLNISTSMPKSPSMKSPISMKSPTHLHSPHDLPIQKAHAGELEQFVTSHKPVIIDIRSFNHYMNFKISGSVNVCIPSTLLKRSSYKLPNILSSFKLSQETQEKLLSGSTNVLFIDTNSNDMLSYPLYQTIQKFVAHNKDLHLWYLFGGIESINKNSSMVEVESPVASPNDYKGEDSGSFATCCAAGPPTSLSGFQLPSSTPSNQKFLSSLKKNVPKLDIKSIIESEDLKGYNYTFKVPSSSKNLKNLPLWFKTILLDDRGEVNSNSKILKHLNAKFNKIEKVEQIRLNLAITDTTSNKADLENHTSFCSASTPCPQCDDINYKIPKGVEYGFKNRYNNVWPYEHSRVRLDHSPHPGATEATEGNEASFFEGVSFDDYFNGNYINYSKISDNSYIATQNPLPSTFKDFWKLIWSKKTKLIICLNTQSSLQPSYFNTQILDNFSVKEVEVKEYGTFIMKVIEVTKTLADHSAEMLTVHHLEFINWPDFGVPDIDTLIGFINFKNKLIETQNLGNGCLVHCSAGCGRTGCFIAIDSIIHLLKNYDGDSSQYPSATNYSNKENDSIKFDPFGDVDLVYKSIQFQRTQRISMCQNFDQFIVCYESVLKYLLDFVL; encoded by the coding sequence ATGTCCCCACCCCATACTGCCAGCTCCCGTGGGCCTCGTCCCATCAACATGAACATGGACAACCTTAACATTCCTACCTTCACGTTTGGCCTGGTGTCCCCAGCTTCGTCGACTTCCACCACGGCCTCATCGACCATATCCAACCcattttccaccaccacagaCCAAGCCCCGGGATATATCTCGCCCAGTGTATCATTGAATATTCTGACATCCATGCCCAAGTCACCGCTGATGAAATCTCCCATATCGATGAAGTCACCTACCCATTTGCATAGTCCTCACGATTTGCCCATTCAGAAAGCGCATGCTGGTGAACTTGAGCAGTTTGTAACAAGCCACAAACCGGTGATTATCGATATCCGCTCCTTCAACCACTAtatgaacttcaagataAGTGGATCTGTCAACGTGTGTATTCCCTcaaccttgttgaagcGTCTGTCATACAAGTTGCCCAACATCCtctcttccttcaagttaAGTCAAGAGACTCAGGAAAAGCTTTTACTGGGATCCACAAACGTCTTGTTCATCGACACAAACTCGAATGACATGTTGAGCTACCCTTTGTATCAGACAATCCAGAAGTTTGTGGCCCACAACAAGGACTTGCACCTTTGGTACCTTTTTGGGGGTATTGAAAGTATCAATAAGAATTCATCcatggtggaggtggaatCACCCGTAGCTAGTCCCAACGATTACAAAGGGGAAGACAGTGGTTCCTTCGCGACGTGTTGTGCGGCGGGTCCTCCCACCCTGCTTTCCGGCTTCCAATTACCTTCCTCCACCCCTTCCAACCAGAAGTTCTTGTcgtctttgaagaagaatgtGCCCAAATTGGATATCAAATCGATCATCGAGTCCGAAGACCTCAAGGGCTACAACTATACTTTCAAGGTTCCATCTtcgtccaagaacttgaaaaacttgcCGTTGTGGTTCAAAACAATTCTTCTCGATGACAGGGGCGAAGTCAATCTGaactccaaaatcttgaaacacCTTAatgccaagttcaacaaaatcgaaAAGGTAGAGCAAATCAgattgaacttggccatTACTGAtaccacctccaataaGGCCGACCTTGAAAACCATACGAGTTTCTGTTCAGCTTCTACTCCATGTCCTCAGTGTGATGATATCAACTATAAGATCCCCAAAGGCGTTGAGTACGGGTTCAAAAACAGGTACAACAATGTATGGCCCTACGAGCACTCAAGAGTTAGATTGGACCATTCTCCCCATCCGGGAGCTACAGAAGCAACAGAAGGCAATGAGGCCagtttctttgaaggtgTCTCTTTTGATGATTACTTCAATGGGAACTACATTAACTACTCCAAGATTTCTGATAATCTGTACATCGCCACCCAGAACCCATTGCCGTCTACGTTCAAAGACTTTTGGAAACTCATCTGGAGCAAAAAAACAAAGCTTATCATCTGTCTTAATACCCAGAGCAGTTTGCAACCAAGTTACTTCAACACCCAAATATTGGATAATTTCTCCGTTAAAGAAGTTGAGGTGAAGGAATATGGTACTTTCATCATGAAGGTAATTGAGGTTACTAAAACACTTGCTGATCACTCGGCGGAAATGCTCACCGTACACCACTTGGAATTTATCAACTGGCCAGATTTTGGTGTTCCTGACATCGATACGTTGATCGGatttatcaacttcaagaacaagttgatcgaAACTCAGAACTTGGGTAACGGGTGTTTGGTTCACTGCTCCGCCGGATGTGGCCGAACCGGTTGTTTTATTGCTATTGATCTGATCATCCACTTACTTAAAAACTATGATGGTGATTCTTCTCAATATCCACTGGCAACGAATTACAGCAATAAGGAGAATGACAGCATCAAGTTTGATCCTTTTGGCGACGTCGATCTTGTCTATAAATCAATTCAGTTCCAAAGAACCCAGCGAATTTCCATGTGCCAGAACTTTGACCAGTTCATTGTATGCTACGAATCGGTGTTGAAGTATCTTTTAGATTTTGTATTATAA